The window ACCAAAGTATCGTTCGGCCATAACTTGCCATGCATCCGGATCGCCATCCCCGGAAATCACGAGCGTCATTTTATTTGATACATATTGCTGTCGGTAATACGCCATCAAATCATCGCGACCGATACGATCAAGATCATCCCATGAACCGATCACTAAATTTTTATACGGATGGTTTTCATACGCAAGATCAAGTACATGTTCATACAATTTACCCATCGGCGCATCTTCGTAGCGTAAGCGTTTTTCTTCTTTGATGACTTCTTTCTCCGACGTTACCATGTTTTCCGGAAGCGCAAGATTATAAAACCGATCGGCTTCCATATCTATTACCATTTCCATAGCCGAAAAAGGCACCTGACTGTAATACGCCGTATAATCATGCGAAGTAAAAGCATTTTTAGTACCGCCCAGCCTTTGAATAATCCACGAATTTTCACGCGGTTTAAAGCGGTTCGTACCCATCGAATAGCAGTGTTCCAGATAATGCGATATGCCCGACTGGCCATTTTTTTCGGTGCGGCTGCCGACTTCAAACCAAACCATCACGGTACATATCGGTAAACGATGATCGGCATTGATCAACAGCCGCGAACCGCCGGGTAGCGTAGCACGTCGTATATCAAGGTTAGAACGAGTCATAAATTCATTTTATGCTGATGAACATAAACTAAAACACAGAAGTGCAAAAAACGAAGTACGGTAATATTGTAGTATAGCGGAAACTTAAACTGCGCAGTGCGGAGAACAAACACCGCGCAAGAAAGCTGATTTTATTTATAATTTAAAAATTAAAATGAAGCTGTCGTTTTTTAATAAAAACTCAGTCCGAGTCCCCAAAGTTTATTGCCTTTGACCGTAGACCGTAGGATCGAAAAACTTACGCCGTCACCTTCGATCGGTGTCCAATAAAAAATACTTGCCGATGAGGATTGACCGGTAAGGTTATCGGCGATAGTTTCATCTTTTTTCAAAGAGATGCCGCGCAAGTAACCGAAGCGTAAATAATCATAAACTTTGAAATCGCCACCAAAGGTCATGTAGTGGCCATCCACTTCGCGTGTATATTTACTATACCCGGCTTTGGCGATAATGCGGCGAAAAAATAAACCAAAGTCAACCGTAGCCATAAAATTTTTAAATGTAGGTTTTCCCGATGTCCAAGAATAGTAACCGGACATGCCTCCTCCGAAAAACTTGTCTTTGGATTTGGCCAGGGACTTTTCATAATCTCTTTGACGGCGCTTTTCTTCTTCCCGACGCAATTTTTCATCGCCAATACCCAAAAGATTATCCACACGGGCATCAATTTCCATTTCGTAGCTCATGACATCGAGAATACTCCCTGTTTCCACATCCACGAGTTTGGTGTTAACGAGTATGTATTCTTTCAAAGGTTGATACGTACCTACAATGATAACATTGGCGTTGAGTAGCCGGCCGACTTGCACCGATTGATCTTGATTCACATAATCCGATGCGCCGAAATCCTGTTCGCGAATCACTTTTTCGAGCGAATTGCGTTCGACCACTTCAAACTGTAGTTTTCCCCGATTTTTCATCAGCGTCAAAACAATTTGATCGTTCACATAATTTTCAAAAACATGGTACGTCAAGCTTTCATACGTATCGAGTCGTTCAAAATTAAAGACGCCGATACGCACCGGTGTCGTGGGATCTTTCATGCGATCACGAAGCCTGCGAATAACCCGTTTACTGGCATTCTCAATCACGTCGTCCAAATCATCTTTCGCAAAAAGAGAAAGCGATGCGGCCAAAAAAATCATGCCGTATTTCAACCATTTCATAACCCAAAACTCCTCTTAAAAATCCCCAGCCCTTCAGCCATGCCATTCGCGCGCTACAAGAGATTCGTTTTTATTAAAATAAATTTTATTAAACTTAATGATCTCAAAATTGGGACTCAAATCGTAATCACCGGGTACGATTTGTGAAAAATTAACTCCCGGCAAAACAGGAAATCCCACCTGATTGTACGCTTCAGCGATCAGGCCGGAGCATACTTCATTGGAACCGGAAATATCCCCTAAAAACTCAGTATAATCCACTTTCTTTTTAAAAAAACTGAAAAGTAGGTTACTGATATTGATGTGATCGTAACCCCGCCCGACATGTGACATGGCAAAAGAAACTACTTTGTCTATGGCCTCACCGCTCAATCCGAAAGGGCGGCAAACTCGAATATTGAGGTGCGCAAGCGCCTCAACCGGATTGACTACCGTTCCCGTTGACGGCAACGGATCAATGATCTTCCCGTCACCCACATAAAGCGCACAATGACTCCATGTCGAATGGGTCACGGCCATAATAACACGGCTAATCAATTTATTACCTTCAACCAAAATAACATCACCGGGCTTCAGTGCTCGCTTAAGGTTTTCCATGTTATTGCGTGTACGTAAGTGATAACTGATAAGATCCCGATTGAGTCTTTCGGCAAGTACCCGTGCGGCTTTTTTCTGGACGGCTTCCCACACCCATAGCAGAGGGTTTGACATTTTTAAAATCCAAACAAGAGTAATACATCACAAAATCCGCTATTATTGTACTTCTTTTGCCTTCCATTTTCAATATCTATGTAGTTGCATAAAAGTTACGGAATGGATATGTTGTCGGGTCATTTTATCCCTAGCCCACGATAATCAAAGGAGCTTACCATGCCTCAAGTACGTCGCTATTATTTGATGATCAGTATTTTTTTGTTATTTGGATACACGCTAAAGGCGCAAGGTAAACGCCCAATTACTGCCGACGACTTATGGGCATTTAAGCGTCTGTCGGGTTTCACCGTGTCGCCCGATAATAGATATGGTTGTTTTGTTGTCACAGACTACAATGTGAAAGAAAACAAAGGTAATTCAGATCTGTATTTGATCGAATTGGCCACAGGAAAAACAAAACGCCTTACAACCAATGTCGGCAGCGACAACTCGCCTGCATGGCACCCCAACAGTCGAACGATAGCTTTTATTTCCAAACGTGAAGGCGATTACGCCCAACTTCATCAGATAGACATTGACGGCGGCGAAGCCTCCTTGATCACAGAGATGCCGATGGGAGCCGCCGCTCCGAAATTTTTTCCTGACGGAAAACGCATTGCTTTCGTGAGTACGATATTGCCCGCGTATGAAAATGATTTTGACGGGATGAAAAAAAATTTGAAAGAACGCAAAGATTCCAAAATGTCGGCTAAAGTGTCTGAAAATCGTTTTTTCCGTTATTGGGATACATGGCTGACAGACGGTTATGTCCCGCATTTATACAGTTATCACATCGAAACTAAAGAACGCAAAGACCTCACACCGGGGCTCAATGCGTTGGTCAGTTCCGATGGCTCTTTGGATTACGATATCAGCCCGGACGGTCAATGGATAACTTTTACCCGTAATAGTTCTCATCCTCCCTACGCACAGCTCAACAGCGATGTTTTTCTCTTTAAGGTCGGCGAATACGCTTCGGCCGTTAATATCACGGCAGATAATCTCGATGATGACGGCGGTGCGGTTTTTTCCAAAGACGGTAAATCGTTGTGGTATAGCCGTTCGTTTGAGAAAAATCATCCCGATCTGAGCCATGTCGTCCGCTATGATCTGACATCAAAAGAACATAAAGTCATAACCGATAAAATGGATCGCAGTTTCGGTTCCTACACGGAGTCCGATAATAAAAAAGACTGGTACTTTGTAGCGGAAGACATGGGGCGTACGTCCGTATATAACTACAATACGCAAAACCAGAAAATTGAAAAAATATTCACCGAAGGCGGCATGGCCAATATGAATGTGGGCGCCGACAAACTTTGGTTCTTACGCACAAGTATTTCATCCCCTGCTGAAATCTGGGAATATAATTTCAAAACCAAAAAAGCCGGAGCGGTAACGTCGTTTAACAAATCGCTTTTGGATTCTTTGGATTTCGGTAAAACGGAATCGCTCACTTTCAAAGGCGCGGACAATGACGATGTCCAGATGTACGTAGTTTACCCTCCAAATTTTGATCCGAACAAAAAATATCCTCTGGTTCATATGATTCACGGCGGCCCCCATGGTGCCTTTGGCGATGACTGGAGTTACCGCTGGAACGCGCATGCCTTTGCCGCGCCGGGTTATGTCGTAGCTTTGATCAATTTTCACGGCTCGACCGGTTTCGGTAAATCCTTTATGAAATCCATCGTCGGTGCACACGGAGATAAGCCATTTACCGACATTATGCGCGGTACGGATTATTTGCTGCAAAAATACAGCTTTCTCGACAGCACACGTATGGCGGCCAGCGGCGGAAGTTACGGCGGATATCTAGTCAATTGGATTGCCGGCCATACCAATCGCTTCAAATGCCTCATCAGCCATGCCGGCGTATATAACCTGATGGGCCAATTTGCCTCCGATGTGACTTTTGATCGTGTTATCAATTATGACGGATCACCTTGGGCCGGTCGTTACGAACAAATCAACCGTTGGAGCCCGGCTTTTTTTGCTCATAATTTTTCAACACCTATGTTGATTATTCATGGCGAAAAAGATTATCGCGTCGTCGTCACTCAGGGTATTGAAATATACGGTGTACTTACGGGTAAAGGCGTTCCCGCGCGTCTCGTGTACTATCCCAATGAAAACCACTGGATTTTGCAGCCGCAAAATTCCATTTATTGGAACAAAGAAGTGCGCGATTGGTTCGCACGTTGGTTGAAATAAACATTTCATATAATTATAGCACAAAAGGTCAAACGACTACGTTTGACCTTTATTTTTTTACTTCATCACTATGCTGCCTGTACTTACAAACGAAGAATTATCCCAACTGCCCCCGGACGGTGGCACTGAATATAACCGGCTAATTTTTGAAAAAAGCCCCTACCTGCTCCAACACGCACGTAATCCTGTAAAGTGGTGGTCATGGTGTGACGAAGCGTTTGAAACAGCACGCGCCGAAGATAAGCCTGTTTTTTTATCCATCGGTTATGCGACATGCCACTGGTGCCATGTAATGGAACATGAATCGTTTGAAGATGCCGAAATTGCCTCAGCGATGAACGCATCGTTTATCTGCGTCAAAGTAGATCGCGAAGAAAGGCCCGACATTGACCATGTCTATATGGCCGTCACGCAAGCCATGACAGGTCATGGCGGATGGCCGATGACGGTACTGATGACATGGGATAAAAAACCTTTTTTTACCGGAACGTACTTTCCCAAACGCAGCCGGCACGGCCGCATCGGCATGAATGATCTGATCAAAGCTATCAACGACGCGTGGCTGCACCGTAAAGACGATGTTTTGACCAATGCCCGTCAAATCGTTGAATCTGTATCAAAAGCCGAAGCAAGCGAGCCTAAGCCCTTACGTACGGTGATCGTGTCGGAAGCGGTGGAGATGTTTAAAAACCAATTTGATCAGCGTTATGCAGGTTTCGGAAATGCGCCCAAATTTCCCACACCACATAACATATCTTTTTTACTACGATATTATCATACCACGCATGATGCGGACGTCCTCCAAATGGTCGTACGAACATTGGACGCTATGCGATGGGGTGGTATTTATGATCATATCGGATTTGGATTTCACCGCTACTCCACCGATGCACGATGGTTTTTACCGCATTTTGAAAAAATGCTCTACGATCAGGCTTTAACGGCTATCGCCTACACCGAAGCCTATCAAGTGACCGGATATGCTCGATTTAAAGAAACAGCACAGAATATTTTGGAGTATGTACTACGCGACATGGAAGCGCCGGACGGCGGATTTTATTCGGCCGAAGATGCCGACAGCGAGGGTGAAGAGGGAAAATTTTATTTATGGACGTTCAGTGAAATCGAGACCATACTTGGAACTAAAGACGCTGAATTATTTGCAAAGGTATATAACCTGGATCGAGATGGTAATTATTATGATGAAGCCACACGCGAGCCCAATGGGTCGAACATCATATTTTTGACCAAAGAATGGTCAGAGATCTCGACCGAAACCGGAATTACTGAACATGCATTGCGTGAACAACTAAACCTAATGCGAAAAAAACTGCTTGAAGTACGCTCACGTCGCACGCGGCCTTTAAAAGACGATAAGATTCTTACGGATTGGAATGGCTTGATGGTTGCCGCATTATGCAAGGCCGCTCAGGTTTTTGACGACGCAACCTATGTACATGCCGCGATGCGTGCCGAACATTTTATCCGCACGCGTATGATGACGAAGGATGGTCACCTGTATAAACGTCATCGTCTGGGTGAATCCGGATTACCGGCTCATTTGGACGACTACGCGTTTTGGATATGGGGATTGATTGAACTTGTGGAAACTACGGGCGAAGTACAATTTCT is drawn from bacterium and contains these coding sequences:
- a CDS encoding thioredoxin domain-containing protein; this translates as MLPVLTNEELSQLPPDGGTEYNRLIFEKSPYLLQHARNPVKWWSWCDEAFETARAEDKPVFLSIGYATCHWCHVMEHESFEDAEIASAMNASFICVKVDREERPDIDHVYMAVTQAMTGHGGWPMTVLMTWDKKPFFTGTYFPKRSRHGRIGMNDLIKAINDAWLHRKDDVLTNARQIVESVSKAEASEPKPLRTVIVSEAVEMFKNQFDQRYAGFGNAPKFPTPHNISFLLRYYHTTHDADVLQMVVRTLDAMRWGGIYDHIGFGFHRYSTDARWFLPHFEKMLYDQALTAIAYTEAYQVTGYARFKETAQNILEYVLRDMEAPDGGFYSAEDADSEGEEGKFYLWTFSEIETILGTKDAELFAKVYNLDRDGNYYDEATREPNGSNIIFLTKEWSEISTETGITEHALREQLNLMRKKLLEVRSRRTRPLKDDKILTDWNGLMVAALCKAAQVFDDATYVHAAMRAEHFIRTRMMTKDGHLYKRHRLGESGLPAHLDDYAFWIWGLIELVETTGEVQFLKEARRLTTIVIDEFEDRDNGGFYFTSQYGESLIRRAKELYDGAIPSGNSVMLSNLYRMSRLLHEPALAEKAERIGLSFADTIHRMPMAYAQFLSGWDRLHQAPMEIIITGTKGNAIFQAMSTLAHHTYHANKTLIIKSSDAWDDLSPQYKNYPNNSDNAKAYVCRDFHCEAPTATAEEFRNLLNMH
- a CDS encoding S9 family peptidase, whose translation is MPQVRRYYLMISIFLLFGYTLKAQGKRPITADDLWAFKRLSGFTVSPDNRYGCFVVTDYNVKENKGNSDLYLIELATGKTKRLTTNVGSDNSPAWHPNSRTIAFISKREGDYAQLHQIDIDGGEASLITEMPMGAAAPKFFPDGKRIAFVSTILPAYENDFDGMKKNLKERKDSKMSAKVSENRFFRYWDTWLTDGYVPHLYSYHIETKERKDLTPGLNALVSSDGSLDYDISPDGQWITFTRNSSHPPYAQLNSDVFLFKVGEYASAVNITADNLDDDGGAVFSKDGKSLWYSRSFEKNHPDLSHVVRYDLTSKEHKVITDKMDRSFGSYTESDNKKDWYFVAEDMGRTSVYNYNTQNQKIEKIFTEGGMANMNVGADKLWFLRTSISSPAEIWEYNFKTKKAGAVTSFNKSLLDSLDFGKTESLTFKGADNDDVQMYVVYPPNFDPNKKYPLVHMIHGGPHGAFGDDWSYRWNAHAFAAPGYVVALINFHGSTGFGKSFMKSIVGAHGDKPFTDIMRGTDYLLQKYSFLDSTRMAASGGSYGGYLVNWIAGHTNRFKCLISHAGVYNLMGQFASDVTFDRVINYDGSPWAGRYEQINRWSPAFFAHNFSTPMLIIHGEKDYRVVVTQGIEIYGVLTGKGVPARLVYYPNENHWILQPQNSIYWNKEVRDWFARWLK
- a CDS encoding insulinase family protein; its protein translation is MTRSNLDIRRATLPGGSRLLINADHRLPICTVMVWFEVGSRTEKNGQSGISHYLEHCYSMGTNRFKPRENSWIIQRLGGTKNAFTSHDYTAYYSQVPFSAMEMVIDMEADRFYNLALPENMVTSEKEVIKEEKRLRYEDAPMGKLYEHVLDLAYENHPYKNLVIGSWDDLDRIGRDDLMAYYRQQYVSNKMTLVISGDGDPDAWQVMAERYFG